A stretch of Alligator mississippiensis isolate rAllMis1 chromosome 14, rAllMis1, whole genome shotgun sequence DNA encodes these proteins:
- the SNRPC gene encoding U1 small nuclear ribonucleoprotein C isoform X1: MPKFYCDYCDTYLTHDSPSVRKTHCSGRKHKENVKDYYQKWMEEQAQSLIDKTTAAFQQGKIPPTPFSAPPPAGAMIPPPPSIPGPPRPGMMPAPHMGGPPMMPMMGPPPPGMMPVGPGPFRMQCQPVDHHPSYRHAPGMRPPMGGHMPMMPGPPMMRPPSRPMMVPTRPGMTRPDR; this comes from the exons CCATCTGTAAGAAAAACCCACTGTAGTGGCCGTAAACACAAAGAGAATGTGAAAGATTACTATCAAAAATGGATGGAAGAACAAGCTCAGAGCCTGATTGATAAAACAA CCGCTGCATTTCAGCAAGGCAAAATCCCACCTACTCCATTCTCGGCTCCACCTCCAGCAGGAGCCATGATACCACCACCTCCCAGCATCC CTGGCCCTCCGCGACCTGGTATGATGCCAGCTCCCCATATGGGTGGACCTCCGATGATGCCAATGATGGGCCCACCTCCACCAGGAATGATGCCAGTTGGACCTG gtccctttcggatgcagtgccagccagtggaccaccacccatcgtatagacatg CTCCAGGGATGAGGCCGCCTATGGGAGGACACATGCCAATGATGCCAGGCCCACCAATGATGAGACCTCCATCCAGACCCATGATGGTGCCAACCAGGCCAGGAATGACCCGTCCTGACAGATAA